Proteins from a single region of Dyadobacter fanqingshengii:
- a CDS encoding glycoside hydrolase family 3 N-terminal domain-containing protein — MASVAWKRIRVFEEPVTVLPETVKQPAKKVKKRLDPVLVLPENEWVDSTLKSLSIEQKIGQLFMVATFSNREESHYKYIDRLISDFHIGGLIFFQGGPVGQAQLTNRYQSHSNIPLFIGIDGEWGLGMRLDSTISFPKQMVLGSIQDDALVYKMGSDIARQCSRLGIQINFAPVSDINSNPGNPVIGIRSFGEDRDNVTRKAIAYMKGLQHNKIIATAKHFPGHGDTDADSHFTLPVLTHSVDQLTETDLYPYRAMIADSLMGVLNGHLYIPALDSTPNLASSLSEKVVTGLLRKDLGFRGLVFTDAMNMRGVLKTGKAAEVNLKALIAGNDILLYPESIAETVAKIKDAIDSKRISEKIIDDKVKRILQAKYWSGLSQYKPIDTNNLYADLNTEKSKELYRELCEASVTVVKNNNDLLPIGSVIDDKMASVSIGEGSSVAFQKMLSTYKPMRSYTFYEGPSSQAQIAEMLGYLSNYNTVIVDVHGLTSNPRSNYGVTTGMVDFVNQLKQQNKKVILCLFGTPYSIQFFPETDVLICASQDGKDQQEIVPQIIFGALKSQGRLPVSVLSYQAGSGVTTTAINRIAFGTPESVGMDGSSLKRIDELATAAVNDHVFPGCEVLVARKGKIIYDKQFGGLNFRTPDRVTSETIYDLASVTKVSATLQAVMLLYDRKQIDLDQKASTYLPELMGTNKQNFTVRDLLLHRSGLVSFYPPLWDRTKTSAGGLLPEYYSSKADTAYYLQVAPKLFAKGAMRDSVWKWVVESPMNNRKDRSGSYGYLYSDLGFLTLQKIVEKVTGQPLDIFVSANIYEPLGLAYLGFNPLRRFSEKQIAPTEQDYRFRNQLLQGTVHDQMSAIVGGVAGHAGLFGTARDLAILFQMNLWKGSYAGRRYYETATVPLFSRVYDESHHRGLGWDKAPIDGNSSYVSPQASVNSFGHTGFTGTMVWIDPEEDLVFIFLSNRVNPDAENTAITTQRTRRKIQDVVYSSLIERKSELP, encoded by the coding sequence CCTGGAAGCGTATTCGGGTTTTTGAAGAACCTGTAACCGTATTGCCGGAAACTGTGAAGCAGCCTGCCAAAAAGGTAAAGAAAAGGCTGGATCCTGTGCTTGTATTGCCTGAAAACGAGTGGGTTGACAGCACATTGAAGTCTTTAAGCATTGAACAAAAAATCGGCCAGCTTTTCATGGTGGCCACATTCTCCAACCGCGAAGAATCTCATTATAAATACATTGACCGCCTGATCAGCGACTTCCATATCGGTGGCCTGATATTCTTTCAGGGCGGCCCGGTAGGACAAGCGCAGCTGACCAACCGCTATCAATCGCATTCCAACATTCCTTTGTTTATCGGCATCGACGGCGAATGGGGCCTGGGCATGCGCCTCGACAGTACGATATCCTTCCCAAAACAAATGGTGCTGGGTTCCATTCAGGACGACGCGCTTGTTTACAAAATGGGCAGCGACATTGCCAGACAATGCAGCCGTCTGGGAATACAGATTAATTTTGCACCCGTTTCCGACATTAACAGCAATCCCGGCAATCCGGTGATTGGCATACGTTCGTTTGGTGAAGACCGCGATAATGTGACGCGCAAAGCGATTGCTTATATGAAGGGTTTGCAGCATAATAAGATCATTGCCACTGCAAAGCATTTCCCCGGGCACGGCGATACGGATGCAGATTCACATTTCACATTGCCTGTTCTCACGCATTCCGTTGACCAGCTTACCGAAACGGATCTATATCCATATCGTGCCATGATTGCCGACAGTTTAATGGGCGTTTTGAATGGTCATTTATACATTCCCGCATTGGATAGCACGCCAAATCTGGCCAGCTCGCTTTCTGAAAAAGTGGTTACCGGACTTTTACGTAAAGACCTGGGATTCCGTGGTTTGGTTTTCACGGATGCCATGAATATGCGCGGTGTTTTGAAAACCGGAAAAGCAGCAGAAGTTAATCTGAAAGCATTGATCGCCGGAAACGACATTCTCCTTTATCCTGAAAGCATTGCCGAAACGGTTGCAAAGATCAAAGACGCGATTGATTCAAAAAGAATTAGTGAAAAGATCATTGATGATAAGGTAAAACGCATTTTGCAAGCCAAATATTGGTCGGGATTGAGCCAGTACAAACCCATTGATACCAATAATCTTTACGCAGACCTGAATACCGAAAAAAGCAAAGAACTGTATCGCGAACTGTGCGAGGCTTCGGTTACGGTTGTAAAAAACAATAATGATCTGCTGCCGATCGGGTCGGTTATCGATGACAAAATGGCTTCTGTGAGCATTGGGGAAGGAAGCAGCGTTGCATTTCAGAAAATGCTGTCCACATACAAGCCGATGCGCTCGTATACTTTTTACGAAGGTCCATCCTCGCAAGCGCAGATTGCTGAAATGCTTGGTTATCTGTCGAATTACAATACGGTGATTGTAGATGTGCACGGCCTAACTTCCAATCCGAGAAGCAATTATGGGGTTACCACCGGGATGGTGGATTTTGTAAACCAATTGAAACAACAAAACAAGAAAGTGATCCTTTGCTTGTTTGGAACACCATATAGCATTCAATTTTTCCCGGAAACAGATGTCCTTATCTGCGCCAGCCAGGACGGCAAGGATCAGCAGGAAATTGTTCCGCAAATCATTTTTGGTGCATTAAAATCACAGGGACGCTTACCGGTTTCGGTGCTTTCTTACCAAGCCGGAAGCGGCGTAACCACGACTGCCATTAACAGGATAGCGTTCGGAACGCCTGAAAGCGTTGGTATGGACGGCAGTTCATTGAAAAGAATCGACGAGCTGGCGACGGCCGCAGTGAATGATCATGTTTTTCCGGGTTGTGAAGTTTTGGTTGCGAGAAAAGGAAAGATTATATACGACAAACAATTCGGAGGGCTTAATTTCCGCACACCGGACCGTGTGACTTCGGAAACTATTTACGACCTCGCTTCTGTCACAAAAGTTTCGGCCACATTGCAGGCGGTTATGCTTTTATACGATCGCAAACAAATTGATTTAGATCAAAAAGCATCCACTTATTTGCCTGAATTAATGGGCACCAATAAGCAGAATTTCACGGTTCGGGATCTGCTTTTACACAGATCGGGCCTGGTTTCGTTTTATCCGCCGCTTTGGGACAGGACCAAAACCAGCGCTGGCGGCTTGCTTCCGGAATATTATAGTTCCAAAGCGGATACTGCTTATTATCTGCAAGTTGCACCGAAGCTTTTTGCCAAAGGCGCCATGCGTGATTCCGTGTGGAAATGGGTTGTGGAATCTCCTATGAACAACCGGAAAGACAGGTCAGGAAGTTACGGTTATCTGTACAGCGACCTGGGTTTTCTTACATTACAAAAAATCGTTGAAAAAGTAACCGGCCAGCCGCTCGACATTTTCGTTTCGGCCAACATTTACGAACCATTGGGCCTGGCTTATCTGGGTTTCAACCCGCTGCGCCGGTTTTCGGAAAAACAAATTGCGCCTACCGAACAGGATTACCGCTTCAGGAATCAGCTGCTTCAGGGAACTGTGCATGATCAGATGTCGGCCATTGTTGGCGGCGTTGCCGGACATGCCGGGCTTTTCGGAACGGCGCGCGACCTTGCTATTTTATTCCAAATGAACCTTTGGAAAGGCAGTTACGCGGGCCGGAGATATTATGAAACTGCAACTGTTCCGCTTTTTTCAAGGGTTTATGATGAATCGCATCACCGCGGCTTAGGCTGGGACAAGGCTCCGATTGATGGCAATAGTTCTTACGTATCACCACAGGCGTCTGTGAATTCCTTTGGCCATACAGGCTTTACCGGCACCATGGTTTGGATAGATCCGGAAGAAGATCTGGTATTTATTTTTCTGTCAAACCGCGTCAATCCTGATGCCGAAAACACAGCAATTACCACCCAGCGCACGCGTCGTAAAATTCAGGATGTAGTCTATAGTTCACTTATTGAAAGGAAAAGCGAGCTTCCTTAA